Proteins encoded in a region of the Pristis pectinata isolate sPriPec2 chromosome 16, sPriPec2.1.pri, whole genome shotgun sequence genome:
- the arfrp1 gene encoding ADP-ribosylation factor-related protein 1: MYTLLSGLWKYMFQKDEYCILILGLDNAGKTTFLEQTKTKFSRNYKGMNLSKITTTVGLNIGTIDVGSARLMFWDLGGQEELQSLWDKYYAESHGVIYVIDSTDEERLSESKIAFEKMITSEVLEGVPLLVLANKQDIETCLSVGDIKTAFSDCAPKIGKRDCLVQPCSALTGQGVNDGIEWMVKCVIRNIHRPPRQKDIT, translated from the exons atGTATACATTACTGTCAGGCCTGTGGAAGTACATGTTTCAGAAGGATGAATACTGTATACTAATCCTGGGATTGGACAATGCAGGCAAAACA ACCTTCCTGGAGCAGACAAAAACTAAATTTAGCAGAAACTACAAAGGAATGAATTTATCAAAGATAACTACGACAGTTGGCTTAAACA tTGGCACCATTGATGTTGGTTCAGCGCGTCTTATGTTCTGGGATCTAGGAGGACAAGAAGAACTCCAGTCATTATGGGATAAG tattATGCAGAATCCCATGGTGTAATATATGTAATTGATTCAACTGATGAAGAGCGATTGTCTGAATCAAAAATAGCTTTTG AGAAAATGATCACAAGTGAAGTACTTGAAGGAGTTCCACTGTTGGTCTTGGCTAACAAACAAGACATTGAG ACCTGCCTCTCAGTTGGAGACATAAAAACAGCTTTTAGTGATTGTGCTCCAAAAATAGGGAAGAGAGACTGCTTGGTGCAACCATGTTCAGCACTTACTGG GCAAGGCGTAAATGACGGCATTGAATGGATGGTTAAATGTGTGATTAGGAATATTCACAGGCCACCAAGGCAAAAGGATATCACATAA